The following proteins are encoded in a genomic region of Cotesia glomerata isolate CgM1 unplaced genomic scaffold, MPM_Cglom_v2.3 scaffold_87, whole genome shotgun sequence:
- the LOC123274882 gene encoding uncharacterized protein LOC123274882 isoform X1: protein MGTRGVIQWSIAFIGLLVVFIVPANGISCYQCTSTNSSSPFQCSENLSSDTDLKATPCSDVYGAKFCLKHVGRFEVLGIKCYQCTTEEDWKCGDHALVVEAMTLKSCDFVDNAQHCVTTVGRYGGGVGTKRMCSSVDLGNTCSYDLGQPGDTLKYRTCVYTCSTDGCNPASTHLPNVITIVALTLAIIYFFRR from the exons ATGGGTACCAGGGGCGTTATCCAATGGTCCATAGCATTTATCGGCCTACTAGTTGTTTTTATAGTACCAG ctAATGGAATTTCATGTTATCAATGTACTAGTACAAATAGTTCAAGTCCTTTTCAATGTAGCGAAAATTTGTCAAGTGATACTGATTTAAAAGCAACACCATGTAGTGATGTTTATGGAGCTAAATTTTGTCTGAAACATGTTGGACGATTTGAGg TACTGGGAATCAAATGCTATCAGTGTACAACGGAGGAAGACTGGAAATGCGGTGATCATGCTTTAGTGGTGGAAGCAATGACACTTAAAAGCTGCGATTTTGTTGATAACGCCCAGCATTGTGTCACAACCGTTGGGCGATATGGAG GTGGGGTCGGAACCAAGCGTATGTGTTCGTCAGTTGATTTGGGAAACACGTGCAGCTATGATCTTGGTCAGCCTGGTGATACATTGAAGTATCGCACCTGTGTATACACATGCTCTACTGATGGATGTAATCCAGCTTCAACACATTTACCAAACGTAATTACAATCGTTGCTTTAACTTTAGCTATAATCTACTTTTTTCGGAGATAA
- the LOC123274882 gene encoding U-scoloptoxin(05)-Er1a isoform X2, with protein sequence MGTRGVIQWSIAFIGLLVVFIVPANGISCYQCTSTNSSSPFQCSENLSSDTDLKATPCSDVYGAKFCLKHVGRFEGGVGTKRMCSSVDLGNTCSYDLGQPGDTLKYRTCVYTCSTDGCNPASTHLPNVITIVALTLAIIYFFRR encoded by the exons ATGGGTACCAGGGGCGTTATCCAATGGTCCATAGCATTTATCGGCCTACTAGTTGTTTTTATAGTACCAG ctAATGGAATTTCATGTTATCAATGTACTAGTACAAATAGTTCAAGTCCTTTTCAATGTAGCGAAAATTTGTCAAGTGATACTGATTTAAAAGCAACACCATGTAGTGATGTTTATGGAGCTAAATTTTGTCTGAAACATGTTGGACGATTTGAGg GTGGGGTCGGAACCAAGCGTATGTGTTCGTCAGTTGATTTGGGAAACACGTGCAGCTATGATCTTGGTCAGCCTGGTGATACATTGAAGTATCGCACCTGTGTATACACATGCTCTACTGATGGATGTAATCCAGCTTCAACACATTTACCAAACGTAATTACAATCGTTGCTTTAACTTTAGCTATAATCTACTTTTTTCGGAGATAA